A stretch of Enterobacter cloacae complex sp. ECNIH7 DNA encodes these proteins:
- the tatC gene encoding Sec-independent protein translocase subunit TatC translates to MAVDDTQPLITHLIELRKRLLNCIIAVLLIFLCLVYFANDIYQVVSAPLIKQMPLGATMIATDVASPFFTPIKLTFWVSLIASAPVILYQVWAFVAPALYKHERKLVIPLLVSSSLLFYIGMAFAYFVVFPLAFGFLTHTAPEGVQVSTDIASYLSFVMALFMAFGVAFEVPVAIVLLCWVGVTTPDDLRKKRPYILVGAFVVGMLLTPPDVFSQTLLAIPMYCLFEVGVFFSRFYVGKGRRADDEDDTSDKTTEE, encoded by the coding sequence ATGGCAGTAGATGATACTCAACCGCTGATTACGCACCTCATTGAGCTGCGTAAGCGCCTGTTAAACTGCATTATTGCGGTTTTGCTCATATTCCTGTGCCTGGTCTATTTTGCCAACGATATCTATCAGGTGGTCTCTGCGCCGCTGATTAAGCAGATGCCGCTGGGCGCAACGATGATTGCAACAGACGTTGCTTCTCCGTTCTTTACCCCCATCAAGCTGACCTTTTGGGTGTCGTTGATTGCCTCTGCACCGGTCATTCTTTACCAGGTGTGGGCGTTTGTGGCGCCAGCGCTGTATAAGCATGAACGTAAGCTGGTGATCCCGCTGCTGGTGTCCAGCTCGCTGCTGTTCTATATCGGCATGGCGTTTGCCTATTTCGTCGTCTTCCCGCTGGCCTTCGGCTTCCTGACGCATACCGCTCCGGAAGGGGTCCAGGTGTCGACGGATATCGCCAGCTACCTCAGCTTTGTGATGGCGCTGTTTATGGCGTTTGGCGTGGCATTCGAAGTGCCGGTGGCCATTGTGCTGCTCTGCTGGGTAGGAGTAACGACCCCGGATGACCTGCGTAAGAAGCGTCCATATATTCTGGTGGGCGCCTTCGTGGTCGGCATGCTGCTGACACCGCCGGATGTTTTCTCGCAGACGCTGCTGGCCATACCGATGTACTGCTTGTTTGAGGTCGGCGTCTTCTTCTCAC
- the tatB gene encoding Sec-independent protein translocase protein TatB, translating to MFDIGFSELLLVFVIGLIVLGPQRLPVAVKTVAGWVRALRSLASTVQNELAQELKLQEFQESLKKVEKASMDNLTPELKASMDELREAAESMKRSYSVNDPEKASDEANTIHNPVVKGSEEQREGVTPASAEHQAAAPEQTPHETELKKQAQPEEPVAKAAEVKPAASVSESSPSSSDKA from the coding sequence GTGTTCGACATTGGTTTTAGTGAGCTCCTGCTGGTCTTTGTGATTGGCCTGATTGTGCTGGGGCCGCAGCGTCTGCCGGTGGCAGTGAAAACCGTTGCGGGCTGGGTTCGTGCGCTGAGATCGCTGGCATCGACCGTTCAGAATGAACTGGCACAGGAGCTTAAGCTGCAGGAATTTCAGGAAAGCCTGAAAAAGGTCGAGAAGGCGAGCATGGATAACCTGACGCCGGAACTGAAAGCGTCAATGGATGAGCTGCGCGAAGCGGCGGAATCGATGAAGCGCTCCTATAGCGTTAACGATCCTGAAAAAGCGAGCGATGAAGCGAACACCATCCATAACCCGGTGGTTAAGGGCAGCGAGGAGCAGCGCGAAGGCGTAACGCCTGCCAGTGCTGAACATCAGGCTGCCGCACCAGAACAGACGCCGCACGAAACCGAATTGAAAAAACAGGCGCAGCCAGAAGAGCCAGTGGCAAAAGCGGCGGAAGTGAAGCCCGCTGCGTCCGTTTCCGAATCATCCCCCTCGTCGAGTGATAAAGCGTAA
- the tatA gene encoding Sec-independent protein translocase subunit TatA: MGGISIWQLVIIAVIVVLLFGTKKLGSIGSDLGASIKGFKKAMSDDESKQDKTSQDADFTAKSIADKQEEAKKEDAKRHDKEQV, translated from the coding sequence ATGGGTGGTATCAGTATCTGGCAATTAGTCATTATTGCCGTCATCGTCGTGCTGCTGTTTGGCACCAAAAAGCTCGGTTCTATTGGTTCCGATCTGGGCGCGTCTATCAAAGGCTTCAAGAAAGCGATGAGCGATGATGAGAGCAAGCAGGATAAAACCAGCCAGGACGCTGACTTTACTGCTAAATCCATCGCCGACAAGCAAGAAGAAGCCAAAAAGGAAGACGCTAAACGCCACGATAAAGAGCAGGTGTAA
- the ubiB gene encoding ubiquinone biosynthesis regulatory protein kinase UbiB, translating into MTPGEIRRLYFIIRTFLSYGLDELIPKMRITLPLRIWRRMLFWMPNRHKGQPLGERLRLALQELGPVWIKFGQMLSTRRDLFPPLIADELAMLQDRVAPFDGARAKKQIEEAMGNVPVETWFDDFDINPLASASIAQVHTARLKENGKEVVIKVIRPDILPVIKADMKLIYRLARWVPRLLPDGRRLRPLEVVREYEKTLIDELNLLRESANAIQLRRNFENSPMLYVPEVYSDYCSQNMMVMERIYGIPVSDVVALEKQGTNMKLLAERGVQVFFTQVFRDSFFHADMHPGNIFVSYEHPEDPKYIGIDCGIVGSLNKEDKRYLAENFIAFFNRDYRKVAELHVDSGWVPPDTNVEEFEFAIRTVCEPIFEKPLAEISFGHVLLNLFNTARRFNMEVQPQLVLLQKTLLYVEGVGRQLYPQLDLWKTAKPFLESWIKDQVGIPALVRSLKEKGPFWIEKMPEIPELVYDSLRQSKNLQHSMDKIARELQSSRVRQGQSRYLFGIGATLLLSGTLLLINRPDWQMMPAWLMAGGVVVWLAGWRKTR; encoded by the coding sequence ATGACGCCTGGTGAAATTCGGCGCCTCTATTTTATTATTCGCACCTTTTTGAGCTACGGGCTCGACGAGCTTATCCCCAAAATGCGTATCACGCTGCCGCTTCGTATCTGGCGGCGGATGCTCTTCTGGATGCCCAATCGCCATAAAGGTCAACCGCTGGGTGAGCGTCTGCGCCTGGCGCTGCAGGAACTCGGTCCGGTTTGGATTAAATTCGGGCAGATGCTGTCGACCCGCCGCGATCTCTTCCCGCCTCTGATTGCCGATGAGCTTGCGATGCTGCAGGATCGCGTCGCACCGTTTGACGGCGCGCGCGCGAAAAAGCAAATTGAAGAGGCGATGGGAAATGTACCCGTCGAGACCTGGTTTGACGATTTCGACATTAACCCACTGGCATCGGCTTCTATTGCGCAGGTGCATACCGCGCGTCTGAAAGAAAACGGCAAAGAAGTCGTTATTAAGGTCATTCGTCCGGACATCCTGCCAGTCATCAAAGCGGACATGAAGCTGATTTATCGTCTGGCGCGCTGGGTGCCACGCCTGCTGCCGGACGGGCGTCGCCTTCGTCCACTGGAAGTGGTGCGGGAATATGAAAAAACGCTGATTGATGAGCTTAACCTGCTGCGCGAATCGGCAAACGCCATTCAGCTGCGTCGCAACTTTGAAAACAGCCCGATGCTCTATGTACCTGAAGTCTATTCTGACTACTGCAGCCAGAATATGATGGTGATGGAGCGTATCTACGGTATTCCGGTTTCGGATGTGGTGGCCCTGGAGAAACAGGGAACAAACATGAAGCTCCTGGCCGAACGTGGCGTACAGGTCTTCTTTACCCAGGTGTTCCGCGACAGCTTTTTCCATGCGGACATGCATCCGGGCAATATCTTCGTAAGCTACGAGCATCCTGAGGATCCGAAGTATATCGGTATCGACTGCGGGATTGTGGGGTCGCTGAACAAAGAAGATAAACGGTATCTGGCTGAGAACTTCATCGCGTTCTTCAACCGCGACTACCGTAAGGTGGCCGAGCTGCACGTTGATTCCGGCTGGGTGCCGCCGGATACCAACGTCGAAGAGTTTGAGTTCGCGATCCGGACCGTTTGCGAACCGATTTTTGAGAAACCGCTGGCGGAAATCTCCTTCGGGCACGTGCTGTTGAACCTGTTTAACACGGCTCGCCGCTTTAATATGGAAGTTCAGCCACAGCTAGTTTTACTTCAGAAAACATTACTTTACGTTGAGGGTGTAGGCCGACAGCTCTATCCTCAGTTAGACTTGTGGAAGACCGCGAAACCTTTCCTTGAATCCTGGATTAAGGATCAGGTTGGCATTCCGGCGCTGGTGCGCTCGCTGAAGGAGAAAGGTCCGTTCTGGATAGAAAAAATGCCTGAAATTCCTGAACTGGTTTATGACAGTTTGCGTCAGAGCAAGAACCTTCAGCACAGCATGGATAAAATCGCCCGCGAGCTTCAGTCCAGCCGTGTTCGCCAGGGACAGTCACGCTATCTCTTTGGGATTGGCGCAACGCTGCTACTGAGCGGTACGCTGTTGCTGATCAACCGTCCGGACTGGCAGATGATGCCCGCCTGGCTGATGGCTGGCGGGGTGGTAGTCTGGCTAGCAGGCTGGCGAAAAACGCGCTGA
- the ubiJ gene encoding ubiquinone biosynthesis protein UbiJ — translation MPFKPLVSAGVENVLNAFLYRAPALKAARQRLNGKVLRIVLKELSTPLVLVFSERQLDVLGAWEGEADCSVITHMSVLPKLRDRQQLTALIRSGELEVEGDIQVVQNFVALTDLAEFDPAELLAPFIGDIAAEGIGKVLHGGASFARKSLQRQQRYAAEVLTEEWRMAPGPLEVAWFSEETAAVERAVDALTKRLEKLEGK, via the coding sequence GTGCCCTTTAAACCCTTAGTCTCCGCAGGCGTCGAGAATGTGCTGAACGCTTTTCTGTATCGCGCTCCGGCGCTGAAAGCTGCACGTCAGCGGCTAAACGGGAAGGTATTACGCATTGTTTTAAAAGAGTTATCGACGCCGCTTGTGCTGGTATTCAGCGAACGTCAACTTGACGTTCTGGGGGCGTGGGAAGGTGAGGCCGACTGCTCGGTCATCACGCACATGAGCGTGCTGCCAAAACTGCGCGATCGCCAGCAATTAACGGCGCTTATCCGCAGCGGTGAGCTGGAAGTGGAGGGCGACATTCAGGTCGTGCAGAACTTCGTTGCGCTCACCGACCTGGCGGAGTTCGATCCGGCAGAGCTACTCGCGCCTTTTATCGGCGACATTGCCGCCGAAGGCATCGGGAAAGTTCTTCATGGCGGCGCCTCCTTTGCGCGTAAAAGCCTCCAGCGCCAGCAACGCTATGCGGCGGAAGTGCTGACTGAGGAGTGGCGAATGGCGCCCGGGCCACTGGAAGTTGCATGGTTTTCGGAAGAGACCGCTGCTGTTGAACGTGCGGTTGATGCGTTAACCAAACGGCTGGAAAAACTGGAGGGCAAATGA
- the ubiE gene encoding bifunctional demethylmenaquinone methyltransferase/2-methoxy-6-polyprenyl-1,4-benzoquinol methylase UbiE produces the protein MADDSQDTTHFGFQTVAKAQKADMVAHVFHSVAAKYDVMNDLMSFGIHRLWKRFTIDCSGVRRGQTVLDLAGGTGDLTAKFSRLVGETGRVVLADINDSMLKMGREKLRNIGVVGNVEYVQANAEALPFPDNTFDCITISFGLRNVTDKEKALRSMYRVLKPGGRLLVLEFSKPIIEPLSKAYDAYSFHVLPRIGELVANDAESYRYLAESIRMHPDQDTLKAMMQDAEFENVEYFNLTAGVVALHRGYKF, from the coding sequence ATGGCTGACGATTCACAAGACACAACGCACTTTGGCTTTCAGACTGTTGCCAAAGCGCAGAAAGCTGACATGGTGGCCCACGTATTTCATTCCGTGGCGGCGAAGTACGATGTGATGAATGACCTGATGTCGTTTGGCATTCATCGCTTGTGGAAGCGCTTCACCATTGACTGTAGCGGCGTACGCCGTGGACAAACGGTGCTGGATTTAGCCGGTGGTACGGGCGATTTAACCGCGAAGTTCTCCCGTCTGGTGGGCGAAACCGGTCGCGTTGTTCTCGCCGATATTAATGACTCCATGCTGAAAATGGGACGCGAAAAGCTGCGTAACATCGGCGTGGTGGGGAATGTGGAGTATGTGCAGGCAAACGCCGAAGCGCTGCCATTCCCGGACAATACCTTTGATTGCATCACGATCTCTTTCGGTCTGCGTAACGTGACTGATAAAGAAAAAGCGCTGCGCTCTATGTACCGCGTGCTGAAGCCGGGTGGACGTCTGCTGGTGCTCGAGTTCTCTAAACCGATCATTGAGCCGCTGAGCAAAGCCTACGACGCCTATTCCTTCCACGTGCTGCCGCGTATTGGTGAGCTGGTGGCTAACGACGCTGAAAGCTACCGCTATCTGGCGGAGTCTATCCGTATGCACCCGGATCAGGACACATTAAAAGCCATGATGCAGGACGCGGAATTTGAGAACGTTGAATATTTCAACCTGACGGCGGGTGTCGTCGCGCTGCATCGCGGTTACAAATTCTGA
- the rmuC gene encoding DNA recombination protein RmuC yields the protein MDISILIYAVIAVAGVAIGWLISSYQHAQQKADQLAEREEIVAELSAAKQQLALSDHWREECELLNNELRNLRDINTSLEADLREVTTRLESTQLHAEDKIRQMINSEQRLSEQFENLANRIFEHSNRRVDEQNRQSLNSLLTPLREQLDGFRRQVQDSFGQEARERHTLAHEIRNLQQLNAQMAQEAVNLTRALKGDNKTQGNWGEVVLTRVLEASGLREGYEYETQVSIENDARSRMQPDVIVRLPQGKDVVIDAKMTLVAYERYFNADDDYTRESALQEHIASVRNHIRLLGRKDYQQLPGLRSLDYVLMFIPVEPAFLLALDRQPELITEALKNNIMLVSPTTLLVALRTIANLWRYEHQSRNAQQIADRASKLYDKMRLFVDDMSSVGQSLDRAQDNYRQAMKKLASGRGNLLAQAESFRSLGVEVKREINPELVEQATAQDDEFRLREGADEQNTNSEDNTLAADLSPDETPARFFRGG from the coding sequence GTGGATATCTCGATCCTGATTTACGCGGTAATTGCGGTGGCGGGCGTGGCGATAGGCTGGCTCATTTCCAGCTATCAGCATGCACAGCAGAAGGCCGACCAGCTGGCAGAGCGCGAAGAGATAGTCGCTGAATTAAGTGCGGCAAAGCAGCAGCTTGCGCTGAGTGACCACTGGCGAGAGGAGTGCGAGCTGCTTAACAACGAGCTGCGCAACCTGCGAGATATCAACACCTCGCTGGAGGCCGATCTCCGCGAAGTCACTACCCGTCTTGAATCCACCCAGCTGCATGCGGAAGACAAAATCCGCCAGATGATCAACAGCGAGCAGCGCCTCAGCGAACAGTTTGAGAACCTCGCCAACCGGATTTTTGAGCACAGCAACCGCCGCGTTGACGAACAGAACCGCCAGAGCCTGAACAGCCTGCTGACGCCGCTGCGCGAACAGCTGGACGGTTTTCGCCGTCAGGTGCAGGACAGCTTTGGTCAGGAAGCCCGCGAGCGACACACGCTGGCGCATGAGATTCGCAATCTTCAGCAGCTGAATGCGCAAATGGCGCAGGAAGCGGTCAATCTGACCCGCGCGCTGAAAGGGGATAACAAAACCCAGGGCAACTGGGGAGAAGTGGTGCTGACCCGCGTGCTGGAGGCCTCTGGACTGCGGGAAGGATATGAATACGAAACGCAGGTGAGTATCGAAAACGACGCCCGCTCGCGAATGCAGCCGGATGTGATCGTGCGGCTGCCGCAGGGTAAAGATGTGGTGATTGACGCCAAAATGACGCTGGTGGCGTATGAACGCTACTTTAATGCGGACGATGATTACACGCGCGAGTCTGCGCTGCAGGAGCACATTGCCTCCGTGCGTAATCATATTCGCCTGCTTGGCAGAAAAGACTACCAGCAGCTGCCGGGTCTGCGCTCGCTGGACTATGTCCTGATGTTCATCCCGGTAGAACCCGCGTTCCTGCTGGCGCTCGACAGACAGCCCGAGCTTATCACCGAAGCGCTCAAAAATAACATTATGCTGGTCAGCCCCACCACGCTGCTGGTGGCGTTACGCACCATTGCGAACCTATGGCGCTATGAGCACCAGAGCCGCAACGCTCAGCAGATTGCCGATCGTGCCAGCAAGCTTTACGACAAAATGCGCCTCTTCGTGGACGACATGTCTTCAGTCGGGCAGAGCCTGGATCGTGCGCAGGATAACTACCGCCAGGCGATGAAAAAACTCGCCTCCGGACGTGGCAATCTGCTGGCACAGGCCGAATCATTCCGTAGCCTGGGGGTTGAGGTTAAACGCGAGATTAATCCGGAATTGGTCGAACAGGCCACCGCCCAGGACGACGAGTTTCGCCTGCGAGAAGGTGCGGACGAACAAAATACAAACAGTGAAGACAATACGTTAGCGGCGGATTTATCACCAGACGAGACTCCGGCGCGTTTCTTTCGCGGTGGTTGA
- the udp gene encoding uridine phosphorylase — MSKSDVFHLGLTKNDLQGATLAIVPGDPERVEKIAALMDKPVKLAAHREFTTWRAELDGKAVIVCSTGIGGPSTSIAVEELAQLGIRTFLRIGTTGAIQPHINVGDVLVTTASVRLDGASLHFAPMEFPAVADFECTTALVEAAKSVGATTHVGVTASSDTFYPGQERYDTFSGRVVSRFKGSMEEWQSMGVMNYEMESATLLTMCASQGLRAGMVAGVIVNRTQQEIPNAETMKQTESHAVKIVVEAARRLI; from the coding sequence ATGTCTAAGTCTGATGTTTTTCATCTCGGCCTCACCAAAAACGATTTACAAGGGGCTACGCTCGCTATCGTCCCTGGCGATCCTGAGCGTGTGGAAAAGATCGCCGCGCTGATGGATAAGCCGGTCAAGCTGGCTGCCCATCGTGAGTTCACCACCTGGCGCGCAGAGCTGGATGGCAAAGCGGTGATCGTGTGCTCTACCGGTATCGGTGGTCCGTCTACGTCTATTGCTGTTGAAGAGCTGGCACAGCTGGGCATCCGTACTTTCCTGCGTATCGGCACCACCGGCGCTATCCAGCCGCACATCAACGTGGGTGACGTGCTGGTCACGACCGCGTCCGTTCGTCTGGACGGCGCAAGCCTGCACTTTGCACCGATGGAATTCCCGGCAGTGGCTGATTTCGAATGCACCACCGCGCTGGTTGAAGCCGCAAAATCCGTAGGCGCAACCACTCACGTGGGCGTAACCGCCTCTTCCGACACCTTCTACCCGGGTCAGGAACGTTACGACACCTTCTCAGGCCGCGTGGTAAGCCGTTTCAAAGGCTCAATGGAAGAGTGGCAGTCAATGGGCGTGATGAACTACGAAATGGAATCCGCAACGCTGCTGACCATGTGCGCAAGCCAGGGTCTGCGTGCCGGTATGGTGGCGGGCGTTATCGTCAACCGCACCCAGCAGGAGATCCCGAACGCCGAAACCATGAAGCAGACCGAAAGTCATGCGGTGAAAATCGTGGTGGAAGCCGCGCGTCGCCTGATCTAA
- a CDS encoding dienelactone hydrolase family protein produces MTEKTGFAPAAAPHASTIVSTPEAAITAGETSIPTQGENMPAYHARPKSADGPLPIVIVVQEIFGVHEHIRDLCRRLALEGYLAVAPELYFRQGDPNDYSDIPTLLSNLVSKVPDAQVLADLDHVASWAARNGGDPHRLLVTGFCWGGRISWLYAAHNPQLKAAVAWYGKLVGEKTLNSPKHPVDIATELNAPVLGLYGGQDTGISLDSVETMRHALRAANAKAEIVVYPDAGHAFNADYRPSYHAESAKDGWQRMLAWFSQYGGKKA; encoded by the coding sequence ATGACTGAAAAAACCGGTTTTGCACCTGCTGCGGCCCCACATGCTTCAACCATCGTGTCGACGCCAGAAGCGGCAATTACCGCGGGCGAGACCTCTATTCCCACGCAGGGAGAGAACATGCCTGCTTACCACGCACGACCAAAATCGGCGGACGGCCCGCTGCCCATCGTGATCGTGGTACAGGAAATTTTCGGTGTTCACGAACACATTCGCGATCTCTGCCGCCGGCTGGCGCTGGAAGGGTATTTGGCCGTTGCGCCAGAGCTCTACTTCCGTCAGGGCGATCCGAACGACTACAGCGATATTCCCACGCTGCTCAGCAACCTGGTGAGCAAAGTCCCGGACGCGCAGGTGCTGGCCGATCTCGATCACGTCGCCAGCTGGGCGGCGCGCAACGGCGGCGATCCGCATCGTCTTCTGGTCACCGGTTTCTGCTGGGGCGGACGCATTAGCTGGCTGTATGCCGCGCATAACCCGCAGCTCAAAGCCGCTGTCGCCTGGTACGGCAAACTGGTGGGTGAAAAAACGCTGAATTCACCAAAACATCCCGTCGATATCGCCACCGAGTTAAATGCCCCCGTGTTAGGGCTTTACGGCGGTCAGGACACCGGCATTTCGCTGGATTCGGTAGAGACCATGCGCCATGCGCTCCGCGCGGCAAATGCGAAGGCGGAGATTGTGGTGTACCCGGATGCCGGGCACGCGTTTAATGCCGATTATCGTCCGAGCTATCACGCAGAATCAGCCAAAGATGGCTGGCAGAGAATGCTGGCGTGGTTTAGCCAGTACGGCGGTAAGAAAGCGTAA
- the metE gene encoding 5-methyltetrahydropteroyltriglutamate--homocysteine S-methyltransferase: protein MTIRNHTLGFPRVGLHRELKKAQESYWAGNATREELLAVGRELRARHWDQQKQAGIDLLPVGDFAWYDHVLTTSLLLGNVPARHQNKDGSVDIDTLFRIGRGRAPTGEPAAAAEMTKWFNTNYHYMVPEFVKGQQFRLAWTQLLDEVDEALALGHQVKPVLLGPVTYLWLGKVKGEPFDRLSLLKDILPVYKQVLSELGKRGIQWVQIDEPALVLELPQDWLDAFKPAYDALTGQVKLLLTTYFEGVTPNLKTITALPVQGLHVDLVHGKDDVAELHKRLPADWLLSAGLINGRNVWRADLTEKYAQIKDIVDKRELWVASSCSLLHSPIDLSVETRLDPEVKSWFAFALQKCEELTLLRDALNSGETAAITEWSAPIQARRHSARVHNPAVEKRLAAITARDSQRQSPYEVRAAAQRARFNLPAWPTTTIGSFPQTTEIRGLRLDFKKGKLDANHYRTGIAEHIKQAIIEQERLGLDVLVHGEAERNDMVEYFGEHLDGFVFTQNGWVQSYGSRCVKPPVVIGDVSRPEAITVEWAKYAQSLTDKPVKGMLTGPVTILCWSFPREDVTRETIAKQIALALRDEVADLEAAGIGIIQIDEPALREGLPLRRSEWDAYLQWGVEAFRINAAVAKDDTQIHTHMCYCEFNDIMDSIAALDADVITIETSRSDMELLESFEEFDYPNEIGPGVYDIHSPNVPSVEWIEALLKKAAQRIPSERLWVNPDCGLKTRGWPETRAALANMVKAAQNLRQA, encoded by the coding sequence ATGACAATCCGCAATCACACTCTCGGTTTCCCTCGCGTCGGCCTGCATCGCGAGCTGAAAAAAGCGCAAGAAAGCTACTGGGCGGGTAATGCCACCCGTGAAGAGCTGCTGGCGGTAGGACGCGAGCTGCGCGCCCGCCACTGGGATCAGCAAAAACAGGCGGGCATTGACCTGCTGCCGGTGGGCGATTTCGCCTGGTACGACCATGTTCTGACGACCAGCCTGCTGCTTGGCAACGTGCCGGCTCGTCATCAGAACAAAGATGGATCGGTAGATATCGATACTCTGTTCCGCATCGGCCGTGGCCGCGCGCCAACGGGGGAGCCAGCGGCAGCGGCGGAAATGACCAAGTGGTTTAACACCAACTATCACTATATGGTGCCGGAATTCGTCAAAGGCCAGCAGTTCAGGCTGGCCTGGACGCAGCTTCTGGACGAAGTGGATGAAGCGCTGGCGCTGGGCCACCAGGTGAAGCCGGTGCTGCTCGGGCCGGTAACGTACCTGTGGCTGGGCAAAGTAAAGGGCGAGCCGTTTGACCGACTCAGCCTGCTGAAGGATATTCTGCCGGTCTACAAACAGGTGCTGAGTGAGCTGGGCAAACGCGGCATTCAGTGGGTGCAAATCGACGAACCGGCGCTGGTGCTTGAGCTGCCGCAGGATTGGCTCGATGCCTTCAAACCGGCGTATGACGCGCTCACCGGTCAGGTAAAACTCCTGCTGACGACCTATTTTGAAGGCGTGACGCCGAACCTGAAGACCATTACCGCGCTGCCGGTTCAAGGCCTGCACGTTGATCTCGTACACGGTAAAGACGATGTCGCGGAACTGCACAAGCGCCTGCCAGCGGACTGGCTGCTCTCTGCCGGGCTGATCAACGGCCGTAACGTCTGGCGCGCCGATCTCACCGAGAAATACGCACAAATCAAAGACATCGTCGACAAACGTGAGCTGTGGGTGGCCTCATCTTGTTCCCTGCTGCACAGCCCGATCGATCTGAGCGTGGAAACCCGTCTCGACCCTGAAGTAAAAAGCTGGTTTGCCTTCGCGCTGCAAAAATGTGAAGAGCTAACGCTGCTGCGCGACGCGCTGAACAGCGGCGAAACGGCGGCGATTACCGAATGGAGCGCCCCGATCCAGGCGCGTCGTCACTCGGCGCGCGTGCACAACCCGGCGGTGGAAAAACGCCTGGCGGCCATCACCGCCCGGGACAGCCAGCGTCAGAGTCCGTATGAGGTGCGCGCCGCAGCCCAGCGCGCCCGCTTCAACCTGCCTGCGTGGCCAACAACCACTATCGGCTCTTTCCCGCAAACGACGGAGATCCGCGGCCTGCGTCTGGACTTTAAAAAAGGCAAACTGGATGCGAATCACTACCGCACCGGTATCGCGGAACACATCAAGCAGGCGATTATCGAGCAGGAACGCCTGGGGCTGGACGTGCTGGTGCACGGCGAGGCCGAGCGTAACGACATGGTGGAATACTTCGGCGAGCACCTGGACGGCTTCGTCTTTACCCAGAACGGCTGGGTGCAGAGCTACGGCTCCCGCTGCGTCAAGCCGCCGGTGGTTATCGGTGACGTCAGCCGCCCGGAAGCGATCACCGTGGAGTGGGCGAAGTATGCCCAGTCCCTGACCGACAAGCCGGTAAAAGGGATGCTGACCGGTCCGGTGACCATTCTCTGCTGGTCGTTCCCGCGTGAAGACGTGACCCGTGAAACCATCGCCAAACAGATTGCCCTGGCGCTGCGTGATGAAGTGGCGGATCTGGAAGCGGCAGGCATTGGCATTATCCAGATTGACGAGCCGGCGCTGCGCGAAGGCCTGCCGCTGCGCCGCAGCGAATGGGATGCCTACCTGCAGTGGGGCGTGGAAGCGTTCCGCATCAACGCTGCGGTGGCGAAGGATGACACCCAGATCCACACCCACATGTGTTACTGCGAATTTAACGACATCATGGATTCGATTGCCGCGCTGGACGCCGACGTGATCACCATCGAGACCTCGCGTTCAGACATGGAGCTGCTGGAGTCGTTTGAAGAGTTCGACTACCCGAATGAAATCGGGCCGGGCGTGTACGACATTCACTCCCCGAACGTGCCGAGCGTGGAGTGGATTGAAGCCCTGCTGAAAAAAGCGGCCCAGCGCATTCCGTCAGAACGCCTGTGGGTGAACCCGGACTGCGGACTGAAAACCCGCGGCTGGCCGGAGACGCGCGCGGCGCTGGCGAACATGGTGAAGGCGGCGCAGAACCTGCGTCAGGCGTAG